The following are from one region of the Prosthecobacter debontii genome:
- the rpsH gene encoding 30S ribosomal protein S8, with the protein MTDPISDYLTRLRNAAAAGLQEVFVPYSKMKAEISRILQEEGYLWSYEVDTTEAHPRLKLKLKYQGKAPVLRSLTRVSKPGLRKYVGSDEIPRVLGGLGISILSTSRGIMTGARAKKAKVGGELLAQIW; encoded by the coding sequence ATGACTGACCCGATTTCCGATTATCTCACCCGTCTTCGCAACGCCGCTGCTGCTGGCCTGCAAGAGGTGTTTGTGCCTTATTCCAAGATGAAGGCCGAGATTTCCCGCATCCTTCAAGAAGAAGGCTACCTGTGGAGCTACGAGGTGGACACCACTGAAGCTCACCCACGCCTGAAGCTGAAGCTTAAGTATCAGGGCAAAGCCCCTGTTCTCCGCAGCCTGACCCGCGTTAGCAAGCCTGGTCTGCGTAAATACGTAGGTTCCGACGAGATCCCTCGCGTGCTCGGCGGCCTCGGCATCTCTATCCTGTCCACCTCCCGCGGCATCATGACTGGTGCCCGTGCGAAGAAAGCCAAAGTGGGCGGCGAACTTCTGGCGCAAATTTGGTAA
- the map gene encoding type I methionyl aminopeptidase: MALLSSNKIPIRHGAQQQGIREACQMARDILLKTAAQAQVGVTTGEVDRYAAAEMKARGCKSAFLGYRKFPGHICISINEEVVHGIGGPRVIQDGDIVKIDVGIEYNGWIGDNALTVPIGNVAKETLHLLAATEESLHIAANHARDGWMLGDLCASVEEHVIQYGYTVVREFVGHGVGRKLHEEPQVPNYGKRGERPRLKAGMTLAIEPMINLGTAKTRVLSDNWTAITQDRKPSAHFEHVVLVTSTEPEILTFRKRMFPQGVKDLTPLPVSELI; this comes from the coding sequence ATGGCACTGCTCAGTAGCAACAAAATCCCAATTCGTCACGGAGCCCAGCAGCAGGGTATCCGCGAGGCCTGTCAGATGGCCCGCGACATCTTGCTGAAAACAGCCGCTCAAGCTCAAGTGGGTGTGACGACCGGGGAAGTGGATCGCTATGCGGCGGCAGAAATGAAAGCGCGTGGCTGCAAGAGTGCTTTCTTAGGCTATCGCAAGTTTCCTGGTCACATCTGCATCTCCATCAATGAAGAGGTGGTGCATGGCATCGGTGGGCCCCGGGTGATTCAAGACGGCGATATCGTGAAGATCGATGTCGGCATCGAATACAACGGTTGGATCGGAGATAACGCTCTCACGGTACCGATCGGGAATGTCGCCAAGGAGACACTTCATCTCTTGGCGGCGACAGAGGAGTCTTTGCACATCGCTGCCAATCACGCTCGCGATGGTTGGATGCTCGGAGATCTCTGCGCCTCCGTTGAAGAACACGTCATTCAATACGGTTACACCGTGGTCCGGGAATTTGTCGGCCATGGTGTCGGCCGCAAACTGCACGAGGAACCCCAGGTGCCCAATTATGGCAAACGTGGGGAACGCCCACGCCTCAAGGCGGGCATGACTTTGGCCATTGAGCCGATGATCAATCTCGGCACGGCTAAAACGCGAGTGCTCTCTGATAATTGGACGGCTATCACGCAGGATCGGAAGCCTAGCGCCCACTTTGAGCATGTGGTGCTGGTCACTTCGACAGAGCCGGAAATTTTGACTTTCCGCAAGCGCATGTTTCCTCAAGGGGTCAAGGACCTGACACCGCTCCCTGTATCGGAGTTGATCTAA
- the secY gene encoding preprotein translocase subunit SecY: MISAFANSFKVPDLRSRILFTLAMIVIVRIGASITLPGIDVTVLDEWIKNRTADAGSGAAQVAALLNVFSGGGLQNCAIFALGIMPYISASIMLQLLTAVVPRLSKMAREDGGRQKITQYTRLATIVLCVFQGYLLAQSLQNPGQNIFLGGLQETIERLHRPLVPDYSFWGFVLPSVITITAGTMLMMWLGEMITERGIGNGVSLLICVNIVSDLPGAMVQVWQTYVGNVGSDMSKPATLVLLLAFMIIVIAGVIALTQATRRIVIQYAKRVVGRKVYGGQTQYLPLKINYSGVMPIIFAQAILLFPSSIIASMFPDVGWVQRFSQTIASGWVYYSLSAALIFFFSYFWVATMFQPTQISEDLKRSGGYIPGIRPGKPTADFLDFTMSRLTFAGAIFLTLLYIMPGVVSSILGIAPQTAQFFGGTSLLILVGVVLDVMRQIETHLLQSHYDGFLKKGRIRGRFDRMQQTGNVANPATVVMLWTGIALITLLGVAWLIYNKGM, from the coding sequence ATGATTTCTGCTTTTGCTAACAGCTTCAAAGTTCCTGACCTCCGCTCCCGGATCCTGTTCACGCTGGCGATGATCGTTATCGTCCGCATTGGCGCCTCCATCACGCTTCCTGGCATTGATGTGACTGTGCTCGATGAATGGATCAAAAACCGCACGGCGGATGCTGGCTCTGGTGCTGCTCAAGTAGCCGCCTTGCTGAACGTTTTCAGCGGTGGTGGTCTGCAAAATTGCGCGATTTTTGCCCTCGGCATTATGCCCTACATCAGTGCTTCGATCATGCTGCAGCTCTTGACGGCTGTGGTGCCTAGGCTGAGCAAAATGGCTCGTGAAGACGGAGGTCGCCAGAAAATCACTCAATACACACGATTGGCCACGATCGTTCTCTGCGTATTCCAAGGATATCTGTTGGCGCAGTCGTTGCAGAACCCAGGTCAGAACATCTTCTTGGGTGGTCTTCAGGAAACCATTGAGCGTTTGCATCGCCCTCTCGTTCCAGACTACAGCTTCTGGGGGTTTGTGCTGCCTTCGGTGATCACCATCACTGCCGGCACCATGCTGATGATGTGGCTGGGTGAGATGATCACGGAGCGCGGTATCGGCAACGGTGTCTCTCTGTTGATCTGCGTGAACATCGTCTCCGATCTTCCTGGCGCCATGGTGCAGGTCTGGCAGACCTACGTGGGCAATGTGGGCAGCGATATGAGCAAGCCCGCCACCCTGGTGCTGCTGCTGGCATTCATGATCATTGTCATTGCTGGAGTCATTGCCTTGACGCAGGCGACACGCCGAATCGTCATCCAGTATGCCAAGCGCGTGGTTGGTCGTAAAGTTTATGGCGGCCAGACTCAGTATCTGCCTTTGAAGATCAATTATTCCGGTGTGATGCCGATCATCTTCGCGCAAGCGATCCTGCTTTTCCCATCCTCCATCATTGCCTCGATGTTCCCTGACGTGGGCTGGGTGCAGCGTTTCTCCCAGACCATTGCTTCCGGTTGGGTTTATTACAGCTTGTCCGCCGCCTTGATTTTCTTCTTTAGCTACTTCTGGGTGGCCACGATGTTCCAACCGACGCAGATCTCTGAAGATCTGAAGCGCAGTGGTGGTTACATTCCTGGCATTCGCCCTGGTAAGCCCACGGCAGATTTCTTGGACTTCACGATGAGCCGCCTGACCTTTGCTGGCGCTATCTTCCTGACTCTGCTTTACATCATGCCAGGCGTCGTCAGCTCCATCTTGGGCATCGCACCTCAGACCGCTCAGTTCTTCGGCGGCACCAGCTTGCTGATTTTGGTCGGTGTGGTTCTCGACGTGATGCGTCAGATTGAGACCCACCTTCTGCAGAGCCACTATGATGGCTTCCTGAAGAAGGGCCGCATTCGTGGTCGCTTCGACCGCATGCAGCAGACCGGCAATGTGGCGAATCCTGCGACTGTGGTCATGCTTTGGACCGGGATCGCCCTGATCACCCTTCTGGGCGTGGCTTGGCTGATCTATAACAAAGGCATGTAA
- the rpsE gene encoding 30S ribosomal protein S5, whose protein sequence is MAAATLSPATGESSDSRPDTIEKVVHINRCAKVVKGGRRFSFSALVVAGDQQGKVGWGFGKANEVADAIKKATEASRKNMNRVHLDEATIPHEVLGEHGGGCILLKPAGPGTGIIAGGGARAVLEAAGVKDVIGKSLGSSNHANVVKATLAALGALRPKDEILRARGKEIKEKKAL, encoded by the coding sequence ATGGCAGCAGCTACACTCAGTCCCGCCACAGGTGAATCTTCGGATTCCCGTCCGGACACCATCGAAAAAGTGGTGCACATCAACCGGTGCGCTAAGGTCGTCAAAGGCGGTCGTCGTTTCAGCTTTTCCGCGCTCGTGGTCGCTGGTGACCAGCAGGGCAAAGTCGGCTGGGGTTTCGGTAAGGCTAACGAAGTCGCAGACGCGATCAAGAAGGCTACGGAAGCTTCCCGCAAGAACATGAATCGTGTGCATCTCGATGAGGCAACCATTCCTCATGAAGTGCTCGGCGAGCATGGCGGCGGTTGCATCCTGCTCAAGCCCGCAGGTCCCGGAACTGGCATCATTGCTGGTGGTGGAGCCCGCGCTGTGCTTGAAGCCGCTGGTGTGAAAGACGTGATCGGTAAGTCGCTGGGCTCCAGCAACCATGCCAACGTCGTCAAGGCCACTCTGGCCGCCCTCGGCGCTCTTCGTCCGAAGGATGAGATCCTCCGCGCTCGCGGTAAGGAGATCAAAGAGAAGAAGGCTCTGTAA
- a CDS encoding 3-keto-disaccharide hydrolase, which yields MKTLVSALLLAVSSLTMAQEPQAAKTEWVLFDGKDLKDWETVDMGGSGEVSVEGGQLIINQGESLSGVVYKKVEELPLTNYEITLQAKRLQGVDFFCGLTFPVGDLKRNATLICGGWGGSVTGISSIDGMDAANNATGTYQRYDDDKWYSFRLRVTPENLSVWVDDKQVVDQDIKDRKVSLREGPIELYAPLSLTTYNTTAAIKNVRMKTLPVK from the coding sequence ATGAAAACGCTCGTCTCCGCCCTTCTCCTCGCTGTGTCTTCTCTCACGATGGCTCAAGAGCCGCAGGCGGCGAAGACCGAGTGGGTGCTCTTCGACGGAAAAGACCTCAAGGACTGGGAAACCGTGGACATGGGAGGGAGTGGTGAAGTGTCCGTGGAGGGCGGGCAGCTCATTATCAACCAGGGGGAGAGCCTCAGCGGTGTGGTTTACAAGAAGGTGGAAGAACTGCCGCTGACGAATTATGAGATCACGCTCCAGGCCAAGCGCCTGCAAGGGGTGGATTTCTTCTGCGGGCTGACTTTTCCCGTCGGGGACCTCAAGCGCAATGCCACGCTCATTTGCGGCGGCTGGGGCGGCAGTGTCACGGGCATCAGCAGCATCGATGGCATGGATGCGGCCAACAATGCCACGGGCACCTACCAGCGTTATGACGACGACAAATGGTATTCCTTTCGCCTGCGGGTGACGCCTGAAAACCTCAGCGTGTGGGTGGATGACAAACAGGTGGTGGATCAGGACATCAAGGACCGTAAGGTCAGCCTGCGGGAGGGGCCCATCGAGCTCTATGCCCCACTTTCCCTCACCACCTACAACACCACCGCTGCGATCAAAAACGTGCGCATGAAAACTCTGCCAGTGAAGTAA
- a CDS encoding L,D-transpeptidase, protein MNSTLTRRFFQTIAVVAVAAALSSCATKKGGHYSVHFDPPAKPVTNPSALKVKLSTGAQRVYVVQGNEVLLATPCSVGTASTPTPHGTFTIYNKQANRRRVSQPGAGYPMTFWMEFKSAYGMHWGWVKPYPCTHGCVRLPIKSAQKIFSMVPTGTPLIIASSHPEDATIGKTLPVLDDSSLADPPMSYMLSAQVFEDAKKGKIYTY, encoded by the coding sequence ATGAACTCCACGCTCACCCGCCGTTTTTTCCAAACCATCGCCGTTGTCGCCGTCGCTGCCGCTCTGAGCAGTTGCGCCACTAAAAAGGGAGGTCACTACTCCGTTCACTTTGACCCACCGGCCAAACCTGTCACCAATCCCTCCGCCCTGAAGGTGAAACTCAGCACTGGTGCCCAGCGCGTGTATGTGGTCCAAGGCAATGAAGTGCTGCTGGCCACGCCCTGCTCGGTCGGCACCGCCAGCACACCGACTCCCCACGGCACCTTCACCATTTATAACAAACAGGCCAATCGCCGCCGCGTCAGCCAGCCCGGGGCCGGTTACCCCATGACCTTCTGGATGGAGTTCAAGTCCGCCTACGGCATGCACTGGGGCTGGGTGAAACCTTATCCATGCACCCATGGCTGTGTGCGTTTGCCCATCAAGTCCGCCCAGAAAATCTTCAGCATGGTGCCCACTGGCACACCGCTGATCATCGCCTCCAGCCACCCCGAGGATGCCACCATTGGCAAGACGCTGCCCGTGCTGGATGACTCCTCCCTGGCCGATCCTCCGATGAGCTACATGCTCAGCGCTCAGGTCTTTGAAGACGCCAAAAAAGGCAAGATCTACACCTACTAA
- a CDS encoding adenylate/guanylate cyclase domain-containing protein, with protein MKFFSSFRAKLILTIFPVVAGVTMGAIMLSEWKFSATYQRLFEEQFESQITAVTQAKNRRFYALSSVLDKMAQKPDLLQAMRSGDYGKAMFDLRPALESLAQERLQNEFSNLGRPPPLLPNDPRDERQRPFREASRFNGGGQSAPFIALINAQGELVTNSRSRSTLALSSTSDDAEPTVRRRSEKLLWLSDRKFEETLKQQEVGYLLVEAGEKRAEQIREVFITPLHDPMDGTFLGAFAFGLPLPAIADRLLYEQTRRSDYGEIMGGIYLEGKLVSTTVPDDQKEAVEKTIARLLSISDRHHRHALLPIGGVQHRLIYRVLNPDSPFPQAVQVNLYSLAAMDHEIADLRRSSIGLGLVALMTALLLVMFISRGLSGPISTLVNATQEIERGNYDIRVKVTRNEVGRLARAFNDMATGLALQEKYRSILNAVADRTVAEKLIENREALSGELKDVTMLFCDIRGFTALTEKMQPHEVIDLLNEHMTTLTEVAYEHGGIVDKFVGDLIMVLFGAPVSTGNDAQRAVACAQAMLKARKERNLTSTHALEIGIGIATGTVVAGCMGSDQRLSYTVIGHRVNLASRLCSIAQPGQIMVDADTASRLTSEIHVESMPPVQLKGISQPTEVFRIG; from the coding sequence ATGAAGTTTTTCTCCAGCTTTCGCGCCAAGCTCATCCTCACGATCTTCCCGGTCGTGGCTGGCGTCACGATGGGGGCGATCATGCTATCCGAGTGGAAATTCAGCGCCACCTACCAACGATTGTTTGAGGAGCAGTTCGAGAGCCAGATCACGGCAGTCACCCAAGCCAAGAATCGACGATTTTACGCCCTCTCCAGCGTGCTCGATAAAATGGCGCAGAAGCCCGACCTGCTGCAAGCCATGCGCTCTGGCGACTATGGCAAAGCCATGTTTGATCTGCGTCCCGCCTTAGAGTCTCTGGCTCAGGAACGACTGCAAAATGAGTTCAGCAATCTCGGTCGGCCACCTCCCCTGCTCCCAAATGACCCGCGCGACGAACGCCAACGTCCGTTTCGAGAGGCATCTCGCTTCAATGGCGGTGGCCAATCCGCCCCTTTCATTGCCCTCATCAATGCCCAAGGGGAATTGGTCACCAACTCGCGTAGCCGGAGCACGCTAGCTTTATCCAGCACCTCCGACGACGCCGAGCCGACGGTCCGCCGCAGATCCGAAAAACTTCTCTGGCTGAGTGACCGCAAGTTTGAAGAGACGCTCAAACAACAAGAGGTCGGTTACCTCCTCGTCGAAGCCGGAGAAAAGCGCGCGGAACAAATCCGTGAAGTTTTCATCACTCCTCTGCACGATCCCATGGATGGAACCTTCCTGGGTGCCTTTGCCTTTGGTCTGCCGCTCCCCGCCATCGCAGACCGACTGCTCTATGAACAAACGCGGCGTAGTGACTACGGGGAGATCATGGGAGGGATCTACCTGGAGGGGAAACTGGTGTCCACCACCGTGCCCGACGACCAAAAAGAAGCCGTCGAAAAAACCATTGCGAGATTGTTATCCATTTCTGACCGTCATCACCGCCATGCGCTCCTTCCTATCGGGGGTGTCCAACACCGTCTCATCTATCGCGTCCTCAATCCCGACAGTCCCTTCCCCCAAGCGGTGCAGGTCAATCTTTACTCCCTTGCCGCAATGGACCACGAAATCGCGGATCTACGGCGCAGTTCCATCGGCTTAGGTCTCGTCGCCCTCATGACGGCCTTGCTCCTGGTCATGTTCATTTCGCGCGGATTGTCAGGCCCCATCAGCACCCTGGTCAATGCCACGCAAGAGATCGAACGCGGCAACTATGACATCCGAGTCAAAGTGACCCGCAACGAAGTGGGCCGTCTCGCACGTGCCTTCAACGACATGGCCACTGGATTGGCCCTCCAAGAGAAATACCGTAGCATCCTCAATGCCGTCGCAGATCGCACCGTGGCGGAGAAGCTGATTGAAAATCGGGAAGCTCTGAGTGGGGAACTTAAAGACGTCACCATGCTTTTCTGCGACATCCGCGGATTCACCGCCCTCACCGAAAAAATGCAGCCTCACGAGGTCATTGATTTGCTCAATGAGCATATGACTACCCTCACAGAAGTAGCCTATGAGCATGGCGGCATCGTCGATAAATTCGTGGGCGATCTTATCATGGTGCTCTTTGGAGCTCCCGTCAGCACCGGAAACGATGCTCAACGTGCGGTGGCCTGCGCCCAGGCGATGCTCAAAGCCCGGAAAGAAAGAAACCTCACCTCCACCCATGCCCTGGAGATTGGCATCGGCATCGCCACGGGCACGGTGGTGGCCGGCTGCATGGGCTCAGATCAACGCCTCAGTTACACCGTGATCGGCCATCGGGTCAATCTCGCCTCACGCCTCTGTAGCATCGCGCAGCCGGGGCAAATCATGGTGGATGCAGATACTGCGTCCAGACTGACTTCGGAGATCCATGTGGAATCCATGCCCCCAGTGCAGCTAAAAGGCATTTCCCAGCCGACGGAGGTCTTCCGAATCGGGTGA
- a CDS encoding 4-hydroxy-3-methylbut-2-enyl diphosphate reductase, translating into MSAAPASTSRRVNVRTPEVMERVQAEVETHYRSTLVEAIRAQGSVIQIGETTVRLARDFGFCYGVERAIDLAYAARRVFSDRRVFLLGEIIHNPEVNRQLLEMGIISIPVSQHEEELAKLNSDDVVIVPAFGAETKLMKIIAERGCMIVDTTCGDVMSVWKRVRNYAKTGFTSIIHGKASHEETRATSSRALGDQGNGHYLVVLTLNDVDYVCNYIRNGGDKAAFLERFKGASAYSEGFDPEVHLKQIGVANQTTMLKSETEEIQRRLKQAVEDRDGQGSANFQVFDTICGATQERQDSLFLLLQQPLDVLLVVGGYNSSNTTHLVEIGEQQLPTFFIRTAECLKSLEEIVHFDLHLKAEKTSYSNKLASESPIVVGITAGASCPNNLIEDTLLRVFKLRSISEEQVRAAAGV; encoded by the coding sequence ATGTCCGCCGCCCCTGCATCCACCTCCCGCCGTGTCAACGTCCGCACTCCTGAAGTCATGGAGCGCGTGCAGGCCGAGGTGGAGACCCACTACCGCAGCACCTTGGTGGAGGCCATTCGGGCCCAGGGCAGCGTGATCCAGATCGGTGAGACCACCGTTCGTTTGGCTCGTGACTTTGGCTTCTGCTACGGCGTGGAGCGGGCGATTGACCTCGCGTATGCCGCGCGCCGTGTCTTCTCCGATCGGCGCGTTTTCCTCCTCGGTGAAATCATTCACAATCCCGAGGTGAACCGTCAACTCCTGGAGATGGGCATCATCAGCATCCCCGTCAGCCAGCATGAGGAAGAGCTGGCTAAACTGAACAGCGACGACGTCGTCATCGTGCCCGCTTTCGGGGCCGAGACGAAGCTGATGAAGATCATCGCCGAGCGCGGCTGCATGATCGTGGACACCACCTGTGGTGACGTGATGAGCGTGTGGAAGCGCGTGCGCAACTATGCCAAAACCGGTTTCACCTCCATCATCCATGGCAAGGCGAGCCATGAAGAAACCCGCGCCACCTCCTCACGTGCACTCGGAGATCAGGGCAATGGCCACTACCTCGTGGTGCTGACGCTGAATGATGTGGACTATGTCTGTAACTACATTCGAAATGGCGGAGACAAAGCCGCCTTTCTGGAGCGCTTCAAAGGAGCCAGCGCCTACTCCGAAGGCTTCGACCCCGAGGTGCATCTGAAACAGATCGGCGTGGCCAACCAGACGACGATGCTCAAATCCGAAACGGAAGAAATCCAGCGTCGCCTGAAACAGGCTGTGGAAGACCGGGACGGTCAAGGCAGTGCCAATTTCCAAGTCTTCGACACCATCTGCGGAGCCACCCAGGAACGCCAGGACTCGCTATTCCTCCTGCTCCAGCAACCTCTGGATGTGCTGCTGGTGGTCGGTGGCTACAACAGCTCCAACACCACCCACCTGGTGGAAATCGGCGAGCAGCAACTCCCCACTTTCTTCATCCGCACCGCTGAGTGCCTGAAAAGCCTGGAGGAGATCGTCCACTTTGACCTGCATCTGAAGGCAGAGAAAACCAGCTACTCCAATAAACTGGCTTCCGAATCCCCCATCGTGGTGGGCATCACTGCCGGTGCCTCCTGCCCGAATAACCTCATCGAGGACACCCTGCTGCGTGTTTTCAAACTGCGCAGCATCTCCGAAGAGCAGGTGCGAGCCGCCGCTGGCGTCTGA
- the rplF gene encoding 50S ribosomal protein L6, which produces MSRVGKQPISLPDKVTVKIGADRSVLVEGPKGKLNWTLPEGVAVTPEGNQLNVTRASEDRKVRAMHGTSQRLISNMIEGVSKGYTRNLEIHGVGFRAAVKGNVIDLNLGQSHPRLHPIPDGVKVTVTDNTKIAIEGIDKQVVGQLAADIRAYYPPEPYKAKGVRYAGEQIRRKAGKSVK; this is translated from the coding sequence ATGTCACGAGTCGGTAAACAACCCATTTCTCTCCCTGACAAGGTCACCGTGAAGATCGGTGCTGACCGCAGCGTCCTTGTCGAAGGACCTAAGGGCAAGCTTAACTGGACACTCCCTGAAGGGGTGGCCGTTACTCCAGAAGGCAATCAACTGAACGTCACCCGCGCTAGCGAAGATCGCAAAGTGCGTGCCATGCACGGCACATCTCAGCGTTTGATCAGCAACATGATCGAAGGCGTGAGCAAAGGTTACACCCGTAACCTCGAAATCCACGGTGTGGGTTTCCGTGCCGCTGTGAAGGGCAACGTGATCGATCTTAACCTGGGCCAGTCCCACCCACGTCTTCATCCGATCCCGGATGGTGTCAAAGTGACCGTCACTGACAACACCAAGATCGCAATTGAAGGCATCGATAAGCAGGTCGTCGGGCAGCTCGCCGCTGACATCCGTGCTTACTACCCGCCAGAGCCTTATAAGGCCAAGGGTGTTCGTTACGCTGGTGAGCAGATCCGCCGTAAGGCCGGTAAGAGTGTGAAGTAA
- the rplR gene encoding 50S ribosomal protein L18 — MAVKNRKLTRTRVHARIRKTLSGTPQRPRLAVYFSNSNVYAQLIDDVAGKTIVSASTKEKGFGESRANVATAIKVGQTIAERALGANITAVVFDRGGFTYHGKVKALADAAREKGLKF, encoded by the coding sequence ATGGCTGTGAAGAATCGCAAACTCACCCGCACGCGTGTTCACGCGCGCATTCGCAAGACCCTTAGTGGCACTCCTCAGCGTCCACGTCTGGCAGTTTATTTCTCAAACTCCAACGTGTATGCCCAGTTGATCGATGACGTCGCTGGCAAGACGATTGTTTCTGCTTCTACCAAAGAAAAAGGCTTCGGCGAAAGCCGCGCTAACGTGGCAACCGCAATCAAGGTGGGTCAGACCATCGCTGAGCGCGCTCTCGGAGCTAACATCACGGCCGTCGTTTTTGACCGTGGCGGCTTTACCTACCATGGCAAAGTGAAAGCGCTGGCTGATGCCGCCCGCGAAAAAGGTCTGAAATTCTAA
- a CDS encoding AraC family transcriptional regulator — protein sequence MLQETSVLSLVPAGAAHRVVGNRAVALPGVTVDILTTRKIELEQWELRRFHDPYWRLYWPLGAGGIIEINGEETALQPGHVYLIPPHTTFSTRTRQPFAKWYAHFNLGPLADRAAPGIYQYPITAEMRSLMQKVTLPSSEKIRFPWHSILWVTEAVQCLPDSVWEQQRLDPRVLTAMEFMNTHLSLKLTAEQIAKYAGLSVRNLNHLFQQELQQAPMRVLLDYRLDEACRLLRHGDASIDEIAEQCGLINRHYLSRMMRQYRNTSPAAYRNEMV from the coding sequence ATGCTTCAGGAAACCAGTGTCCTCAGCCTCGTCCCCGCCGGTGCCGCGCATCGTGTGGTGGGAAATCGCGCCGTCGCACTCCCCGGGGTCACCGTGGATATTCTGACCACCCGGAAGATCGAGCTGGAGCAGTGGGAACTGCGCCGGTTTCACGATCCCTACTGGCGCCTCTACTGGCCCCTCGGCGCAGGGGGCATCATCGAAATCAATGGGGAGGAAACCGCGCTTCAGCCGGGGCATGTTTACCTGATCCCGCCCCACACCACCTTCAGCACCCGCACCCGGCAGCCCTTTGCCAAATGGTATGCGCACTTCAATCTCGGCCCCTTGGCTGACCGAGCCGCGCCGGGCATCTATCAATATCCCATCACGGCGGAGATGCGCAGCCTGATGCAAAAGGTCACCCTGCCCTCCAGTGAAAAAATCCGCTTTCCCTGGCACTCCATCCTCTGGGTCACCGAGGCCGTGCAGTGCCTACCCGACAGCGTGTGGGAGCAGCAGCGGCTCGACCCGCGTGTGCTCACCGCCATGGAGTTCATGAACACGCATCTGAGCCTGAAACTGACGGCAGAGCAGATCGCCAAATACGCTGGACTTAGTGTGCGAAATCTGAACCACCTCTTTCAGCAAGAACTCCAGCAGGCCCCCATGCGCGTGCTGCTGGACTACCGCCTGGATGAAGCCTGCCGCCTCCTCCGCCATGGCGATGCTAGCATCGATGAAATCGCCGAACAATGCGGCCTCATCAATCGCCACTACCTCAGCCGCATGATGCGCCAGTATCGCAACACCTCACCGGCGGCTTATCGGAATGAGATGGTTTAA
- the rplO gene encoding 50S ribosomal protein L15, which translates to MRLQDVQPRPGAKKRRKRIGCGESSGHGKTSCKGHKGQKARAGKGIRPGFEGGQMPLHRRLPKKGFSNVQFRDVYEVVNVSSLNAFEDGAVINEAALREKGIVNRNCDAIKILGSGDLSRKLTIEIKNVSASAREKIEKAGGSIAA; encoded by the coding sequence ATGAGACTCCAAGACGTCCAACCCCGCCCGGGTGCTAAGAAGCGCCGCAAGCGTATCGGCTGCGGTGAAAGCTCCGGCCACGGTAAGACCTCCTGTAAAGGTCACAAGGGCCAGAAGGCACGTGCCGGTAAGGGCATCCGCCCTGGCTTCGAAGGTGGTCAGATGCCCCTTCATCGTCGCCTTCCGAAGAAAGGTTTCAGCAATGTTCAGTTCCGCGATGTGTATGAAGTCGTGAACGTGAGCTCTCTGAACGCCTTCGAAGATGGTGCTGTGATCAATGAAGCCGCTCTTCGTGAGAAAGGCATTGTGAACCGCAACTGCGACGCTATCAAGATCCTCGGCTCTGGCGATCTTTCCCGTAAGCTGACGATTGAGATCAAGAACGTCAGTGCATCGGCCCGCGAGAAGATCGAGAAGGCCGGTGGCTCCATCGCCGCCTGA
- a CDS encoding response regulator: MAELSSPELMTVKETAEYLRIPLPTVYYLVQRGQLPAVQIGGRWRIKRSLLDRDVLRKEDESGQPTVMVVDDDPALQALFKQFLKKAGFGRLVVGTGSEAISMAKKQRFDFVFLDLKLPDVPGDEVYSQLKEMHPDLPIVVITGYPDSEILSRILSHGPVTVIKKPIEYDQLNKAVKQLGHKGAEA, translated from the coding sequence ATGGCTGAACTCTCCTCCCCAGAACTTATGACAGTCAAAGAGACTGCGGAGTATCTTCGCATCCCTTTGCCTACGGTTTATTATCTTGTGCAGAGAGGACAGCTGCCAGCTGTGCAGATTGGGGGCCGTTGGCGCATCAAGCGCAGCCTGTTGGACCGTGATGTCTTGCGTAAGGAAGATGAGTCTGGTCAGCCCACCGTGATGGTTGTGGATGATGATCCTGCTTTGCAGGCCCTCTTTAAGCAGTTTTTAAAGAAGGCTGGCTTTGGGCGTCTCGTCGTTGGAACAGGCTCTGAGGCCATCAGCATGGCGAAGAAGCAGCGCTTCGATTTCGTCTTCCTTGACTTGAAACTTCCGGACGTGCCCGGAGACGAAGTTTATTCTCAGCTTAAGGAGATGCACCCAGATCTGCCTATCGTGGTCATCACGGGTTATCCTGACAGCGAGATCCTCAGCCGCATTCTCTCTCACGGCCCCGTCACGGTGATTAAAAAGCCGATTGAGTATGATCAGCTGAACAAAGCCGTGAAACAGCTTGGTCACAAAGGCGCTGAGGCCTAA